GTACTTATTCATGTTTATTATTGTGAACATGATGGGAGTGTATAGTTTTGTTCTATATTATTAAATTTGATTGATAGTTTATAAGTGATTTTTATAACTATATTAAAGTGAATTCCTTATATGAAATCTTATTTATACAATTTTACAACTATGAAAAAAGTTGTTTAGTATACATATATTACCTATCTTGTTGTTAACAAATATTAACTTTATGACCATGAAATCTTATTTAGTTCTCCTTACTTTTTTTTCTTTTTGCTTTGTCATGTGTAAATCGGAACAAGCAATTGTTGCAACACAGCCTATAAATGATACGGTGGATAATATAGAGATGTCTAATGAAACGTCTACTGAAACAGAGGTTGAAGATGCTTTAAAGTATGCAGAAGGATGTGTCTACAAATTTGATTATAAGAATGCAAAAGATACTTTGAAAAGTATGTATGAGGCGGGTAAGTATAATATCAAACTTTTAAATCGTCTAGAATCTATATATTTCGTTTTAGGGGACTTTCCAAAATGTATAGACCTTCTTGATCAGGTGGACTCTATTTCTCCACTAAAAGACCAAATGATAATTCATCGAGGGATTGTTTATAGAAAGATGCAGAAATATGAACAAGCAAATAGCGATTTTAGTTCTGTCCTTCAGAGAGACTCTATGAATGTCTTTTTATTAGAGCAAATTGGCGACATGACAAAAGCGAGAGGTTTGGCTGATTTCTACAACGAATACTATCGAAAAGCGGTGGAGTATGGAGCTTCTCCAAATGTATTAGATAAATATCTAAAAGGATTAATAAAGAAGAATCTTAAGGATAGTGCCATGAGTGTTTTTTATAAATATGCCCCTGATAATATTAAACCGTATCAAAGATTACGTGACACTTACGGTTTTCTTTTATATAAGTCAAAGAGATATTCTGAAGCCTATATTGTATATAATGCGCTTGTGGAGGATAAAACACAAAATTCGCAAGCTTACTATTTTGCAGCAATGTCTCTCGTAAGTCTAAATCGAAAGAAAGAGGCAATCCCCTTTTTCGAAGAGTATCTTACTAGTGTCACAGAGCTAGAGAATTATTATCCATTTTATATGTTGGGATGTTGTTATGATGAAGAGGGCCAATTAGATAAAGCCATGAAGATGTTTGATAAGGCTTTAAGTCTCATTTATCCAAAACAGGAAGAGGTGCTTCGTGTCTATAGTAAAAGAGGCGATCTATTAGCCAAGAAGAAGAATTACAAAAATGCGATGGAAGAGTATGCTTCTATTGAGCGTTTCTATCCCAAAGAGGAGATGGCTCTTTTCCAAATAGCGCTATTGAGTCAAACGAAAACAAAAGAGTATCATAAGGCTGCCGTTTATTATCAAAAAGTTCTACAGTTGATTGATCCCAAAGAGGTCGAAGGTGATGAGGTGATGTACTATATCTATAATACGTCAAAATCACAATCGAAGAAATTAAAACGTTATCTTAATAAAGATACTTTTTGGGAAAAATAATGTTCTCTACGAAAAAGAGCTTATCGTTTGATATTCGTTTTGTGTAGATTGACAAAGGTGTTTTATTGAAAGAGTTCAATAATACACCTTTGTTGTGTTAGTCTATACTCTTTGGGCCTTATCGTCAAAGAAACCCTCCAAGAGTAAAGCCTATTTTTTGTGAAGTCCACACTCTTTGGTATCAGGTGACTCCCAGTACCAACGACCTGCACGTACATCTTCTCCATCCATAATTGCACGAGTACAAGGTTGGCACCCAATAGATGGATAATTTTTGTCATGTAAAGTGTTGTAAGGGATTCCTTTGAGCTTGATATAGTCCCAAACCTCTTTTTCACTCCATTCGATCAGTGGATTTACTTTGATCATTTGATTTCCTTCATCCCACTCCACTACTTGCATGTCTGTTCTAGTAACTGACTGCTCTTTTCTCAGACCACAAATCCAAACACTTAACCCTTTAAATGCTCTTTTTAGTGGTTGAATTTTACGAATATTACAACATCTTTTACGTTTCTCTACGCTTTCGAAGAAAAGATTGATACCCTCATTATTTACCATCTTTTCTACTTTCGCAGCTTCGGGAAAATATACAGACATCTTGATACCATATTTGTTATTGGTACGGTGAATAAGATCATAGGTCTCAGGAAACAGTCGACCTGTATCTAGTGTGAAGATTTTTGTCTCTTTATCGATATCCAGAATCATCTCTGTTAACACTTGATCTTCTGCGCCAAGGCTTGATGCTAGAGCGATTTCTCCTTTAAATTCTTTGATGAAAAAGTCAAGAACTTCTTGTGCACTTTTGCCATGAAGTTGTTTGTTCCATTCCGTAATA
The Prolixibacteraceae bacterium DNA segment above includes these coding regions:
- a CDS encoding tetratricopeptide repeat protein, whose protein sequence is MKSYLVLLTFFSFCFVMCKSEQAIVATQPINDTVDNIEMSNETSTETEVEDALKYAEGCVYKFDYKNAKDTLKSMYEAGKYNIKLLNRLESIYFVLGDFPKCIDLLDQVDSISPLKDQMIIHRGIVYRKMQKYEQANSDFSSVLQRDSMNVFLLEQIGDMTKARGLADFYNEYYRKAVEYGASPNVLDKYLKGLIKKNLKDSAMSVFYKYAPDNIKPYQRLRDTYGFLLYKSKRYSEAYIVYNALVEDKTQNSQAYYFAAMSLVSLNRKKEAIPFFEEYLTSVTELENYYPFYMLGCCYDEEGQLDKAMKMFDKALSLIYPKQEEVLRVYSKRGDLLAKKKNYKNAMEEYASIERFYPKEEMALFQIALLSQTKTKEYHKAAVYYQKVLQLIDPKEVEGDEVMYYIYNTSKSQSKKLKRYLNKDTFWEK
- a CDS encoding phosphoadenylyl-sulfate reductase; this translates as MRENITEWNKQLHGKSAQEVLDFFIKEFKGEIALASSLGAEDQVLTEMILDIDKETKIFTLDTGRLFPETYDLIHRTNNKYGIKMSVYFPEAAKVEKMVNNEGINLFFESVEKRKRCCNIRKIQPLKRAFKGLSVWICGLRKEQSVTRTDMQVVEWDEGNQMIKVNPLIEWSEKEVWDYIKLKGIPYNTLHDKNYPSIGCQPCTRAIMDGEDVRAGRWYWESPDTKECGLHKK